From Nocardioides faecalis:
TCCGCGCCGACTTCCTGCCCGAGGACCTGCGCTACCCCGAGTTCGGCCAGTGCGTGCACAAGGTCGCCCGGCACCCGGACCGCCCCGAGCGGCTCTACGCCCAGAACCACGGCGGCGTCTACCGCTCCGACGACGAGGGCGGCAGCTGGACCGACATCGGCGAGGGACTGCCCAGCGACTTCGGGTTCCCGATCGTGGTGCACCCCCGTCAGCCCGACACCATCTGGGTGTTCCCGCTCGGCGGCGGCGCGGGCCGCTACCCGACGGACGCCCGCGCCCAGGTGTGGCGCTCCGACGACGCGGGGGAGTCGTGGACGTCGTACGGCGAGGGGCTGCCGGACTTCTTCCACGTCTGCGTGCTGCGCGACGCCATGTGCACCGACGACCACGAGAGCCCGGGGCTCTACCTGGGGGCGCGCAACGGTTCGGTGTGGGCCTCCGCGGACGCCGGCGAGCACTGGCAGCAGGTCGCCGCGAACCTGCCGGACGTGCTCACGGTGCGCGCCGCCACCGTCTGAGCCGGGCACCCGCCGTCCGCGCCAGCGCATCGCCTCGCTGCGCGCACGGCGAGCGGCGTAGCCTTGGCGCCATGCCCACCCTTCGTTCCGCGACGTCCACCTCGGGTCGCAACATGGCCGGTGCCCGCGCCCTGTGGCGCGCCACCGGCATGACCGACTCGGACTTCGGCAAGCCGATCATCGCGATCGCGAACTCCTTCACCGAGTTCGTGCCCGGCCACGTGCACCTGCGCGACCTGGGCAAGATCGTCGCCGAGTCGGTCGCCGCGGCCGGCGGCGTGGCCAAGGAGTTCAACACCATCGCCGTCGACGACGGCATCGCGATGGGCCACGGCGGGATGCTCTACTCGCTGCCCAGCCGCGAGCTGATCGCGGACGCGGTGGAGTACATGGTGCAGGCGCACTGCGCCGACGCGATCGTGTGCATCTCCAACTGCGACAAGATCACCCCCGGCATGCTGCTCGCCGCGCTGCGGCTCAACATCCCGGTCGTCTTCGTCTCCGGCGGCCCGATGGAGGCCGGCAAGACGGTCGCCGTCGAGGGCCTGGTGCACCCCAAGCTCGACCTGGTCGACGCGATGTCGGCCTCGGCGAACGACGCGATCAGCGACGAGCTGCTCGACACCATCGAGCGCTCCGCCTGCCCGACCTGCGGCTCGTGCTCGGGCATGTTCACCGCGAACTCGATGAACTGCCTGACCGAGGCGATCGGCCTCTCCCTGCCCGGCAACGGCTCGACCCTGGCCACGCACGCCAAGCGCCGCCGCCTCTTCGAGGACGCGGGCCGGATCGTGATGGACCTGTGCCGGCGCTACTACGACGACGACGACGAGTCCGTCCTGCCGCGCAACATCGCCAACCGGTCGGCGTTCGAGAACGCCGTGGCGCTCGACGTCGCGATGGGCGGCTCCACCAACACGATCCTGCACCTGCTGGCCGCCGCTCGCGAGGCCGAGCTGGACTTCCACGTCGAGGACATCGACGCGATCTCGCGCCGCGTGCCGTGCCTGTCCAAGGTCGCGCCGAACTCCCCGAAGTACCACATGGAGGACGTGCACCGCGCCGGCGGCATCCCGGCCCTGCTGGGCGAGCTGCGCCGCGGCGGCGCCCTCAACGAGGACGTGCACTCGATCCACGCAGCCGACCTCGACGAGTGGCTCGGTCGTTGGGACATCCGGGGCGAGTCGCCCTCGGAGGAGGCCCTCGACCTGTTCCGCGCCGCGCCCGGCGGGGTGCGCACCACCGAGGCGTTCTCCACCGAGAACCTGTGGGCCAGCCTGGACACCGACGCCGCCGACGGCTGTATCCGCGACTTCGAGCACGCCTACTCCGCCGACGGCGGGCTGGCGATCCTGCACGGCAACCTCGCCCCCGAGGGCTGCGTGGTGAAGACCGCCGGCGTCGCCGAGGAGATCTGGACCTTCAGCGGGCCCGCGATCGTCTTCGAGTCCCAGGACGACGCGGTGGCCGGCATCCTCGGCAAGAAGGTCGTCGAGGGCCAGGTCGTCGTCATCCGCTACGAGGGCCCCAAGGGCGGTCCGGGCATGCAGGAGATGCTCTACCCGACCTCGTTCCTCAAGGGCCGCGGCCTGGGGGCGAAGTGCGCACTGATCACCGACGGCCGGTTCTCCGGCGGCACCTCCGGGCTCTCCATCGGGCATGCCTCCCCGGAGGCGGCCTCGGGCGGGACGATCGCGCTGGTCGAGGACGGCGACATCATCACCATCGACATCCCGAACCGCTCCATCACCCTCGAGGTCGACGAGCACACCCTCGCCGAGCGCCGGGTGCTGCAGGACAAGCGGGACAAGCCGTACACGCCGACCGATCGTGACCGCACGGTCTCCGCGGCGCTGCGGGCCTACGCCTCGATGGCCACCTCGGCCTCTGACGGCGCCTACCGCCGCGTCCCCGACTGATCCCGGGCGTGCCGCCGACGCCACGGCGGCGTGGGCTGGTCCTGGTGCGTGCACTGGGGCTCGTCCTCGCCGTGCTCGCGCTCGTGCTGGCGGTCACCGCCCTGCCGCACGGGCCGGACGGCCCGGAGGACGGGCGGGACCGGACGGTCACCGAGACGGACCGCGACCCGAGCCCGACGCCCGCTACCGAGCCCGCCACCAGCGAGCCCGCCGCGACCGAGCCGGCTGCCACCCAGTCGGCCGGAGCGGCGTCCGGGGACGGTCCGCGCTGGCGCACCGAGCGGGTGCTGCCCCCGGACGGGATGCTGGTGGCCTACTACGGCGCGCCGCGCACCCCCGCGCTCGGGGTGCTGGGGGAGACCTCGCCGGAGCGTGCGTTCCGGCGGCTGCGGCGTGCCGCCGCGCCGTTCGAGAGCCCCGGCCACCCGGTGCGCGAGGTGTTCGAGCTGATCGTCACGATCGCCGACGCCCACCCGGGCAAGGACGGTGACTACAGCCACGACGTCCGCAAGCGCGACGTACGACGCTATGTCGACGCTGCCCGCAGGCTCGGCGTGCTGCTGGTGCTCGACCTGCAGCCGGGCCGCTCGGACTTCCTGAAGGTCGCCAAGCGCTGGCGCTGGGCGCTGCTGCAGCCGCACGTCGGGCTCGCGCTGGACCCCGAGTGGCGGATGGGCCGCCACCAGGTGCCGGGCCGCACCATCGGGCGGGTCCGTGCCCGCGAGGTCAACCGGACCAGCAGGTGGCTCTCCCGGCTCGTCGTGCGCCACGACCTGCCGGAGAAGGCCTTCGTGCTGCACCAGTTCCGGTCCTCGATGCTGCCCGGCATCTCCCGGATCGTGTCGCGCCCGGGGCTGCGGATGATCCAGCACGTCGACGGCTTCGGCAACCGCCGGCAGAAGCTCGCCACCTACCGCGCGGTGGCCCGGCCCAAGCAGTTCGCGATGGGCTTCAAGCTCTTCTACGACGAGGACGTGAACCGGATGGGGGCCGCGGCGGTGCGCAAGATCCGGCCGCGAGTACGTTTCGTGTCCTACCAGTAGCCGGGCCGGGCCCGGTCGAGCACAGGAGGCGGTGGCGTGGCCGAGCACAACGAGCTGGGGCAGCAGGTCGGCGACCTCGTCGTCGGCTGGGAGCCGCGGCCCTGGCCCGCCCCGGTCACCCTGACCGGTCAGCACGTCACGGTGGAGCCGCTCGGCTCGGCGCGCTACGCGGACCTGTTCGCGACCACCTGCGGACCCGACGACGCCGACCTGTGGACCTATCGACCCGTGCCGCGGCCGGGCTCGCTCGCCGAGCTGTGGATGCACCTGGCGGGGCTGCTGGAGGAGCCCGACCTGGTGCCCTTCGCCCTGGTGCCGCAGACCGGGCCGGCGGCGGGCAAGGCGGCGGGCATCGCCTGCTACGCCCGGATCGTGCCCGCGCACGGCCAGGTCGAGATCGCCCACGTGCTGCTCGGCCGGGACCTGCAGCGCACCACGGCGGCGACGGAGGCCCTGCACCTGCTCGCCCGGCACGCCCTGGACGACCTGGGCTACCGGCGCTTGGAGTGGAAGTGCGACAGCCTCAACGAACCCTCGCGCAAGGCCGCCGCCCGGCTCGGGTTCACCTA
This genomic window contains:
- a CDS encoding GNAT family N-acetyltransferase: MAEHNELGQQVGDLVVGWEPRPWPAPVTLTGQHVTVEPLGSARYADLFATTCGPDDADLWTYRPVPRPGSLAELWMHLAGLLEEPDLVPFALVPQTGPAAGKAAGIACYARIVPAHGQVEIAHVLLGRDLQRTTAATEALHLLARHALDDLGYRRLEWKCDSLNEPSRKAAARLGFTYEGRFRNHMVTQGRSRDTDWFSITDAEWPALRAAHEHWLDPGNFTADGTQRSSLRSHVAAAPS
- the ilvD gene encoding dihydroxy-acid dehydratase, producing the protein MPTLRSATSTSGRNMAGARALWRATGMTDSDFGKPIIAIANSFTEFVPGHVHLRDLGKIVAESVAAAGGVAKEFNTIAVDDGIAMGHGGMLYSLPSRELIADAVEYMVQAHCADAIVCISNCDKITPGMLLAALRLNIPVVFVSGGPMEAGKTVAVEGLVHPKLDLVDAMSASANDAISDELLDTIERSACPTCGSCSGMFTANSMNCLTEAIGLSLPGNGSTLATHAKRRRLFEDAGRIVMDLCRRYYDDDDESVLPRNIANRSAFENAVALDVAMGGSTNTILHLLAAAREAELDFHVEDIDAISRRVPCLSKVAPNSPKYHMEDVHRAGGIPALLGELRRGGALNEDVHSIHAADLDEWLGRWDIRGESPSEEALDLFRAAPGGVRTTEAFSTENLWASLDTDAADGCIRDFEHAYSADGGLAILHGNLAPEGCVVKTAGVAEEIWTFSGPAIVFESQDDAVAGILGKKVVEGQVVVIRYEGPKGGPGMQEMLYPTSFLKGRGLGAKCALITDGRFSGGTSGLSIGHASPEAASGGTIALVEDGDIITIDIPNRSITLEVDEHTLAERRVLQDKRDKPYTPTDRDRTVSAALRAYASMATSASDGAYRRVPD